Proteins encoded within one genomic window of Phototrophicus methaneseepsis:
- a CDS encoding DUF309 domain-containing protein, with protein sequence MSDKEPKPTIIITGKPDWASRVTTSLADSYDIRQLTQPGTYMNTLIETRAALVLIDGNDDSWASWATTPKTSPATRRIPIALISEDHEQRAVSTLKGADIALAPQDLLKNPQRTIQQYARLPDSEWQALLDCECQQALPELAQQGVQKFNEGQYYKQHDLFEEQWMKTEGPVRDLYRAVLQVGIAYYQIERGNYRGALKMLQRSVQWLLVLPDTCQGIDIARLRAESFAVRAELERLGEARFKEFDSSLIKGVQWQPGP encoded by the coding sequence ATGAGCGATAAAGAACCTAAGCCGACGATCATCATTACGGGCAAGCCTGATTGGGCCAGCCGAGTGACAACCTCCTTAGCCGACAGCTACGATATACGTCAGCTTACACAACCCGGCACGTATATGAACACGCTCATCGAAACGCGGGCAGCACTCGTGCTGATTGATGGCAATGACGATAGCTGGGCAAGCTGGGCTACCACACCTAAAACCAGCCCGGCAACGCGTCGCATTCCGATTGCACTCATCAGCGAGGACCATGAACAACGCGCAGTGAGTACACTCAAAGGAGCGGATATTGCCCTCGCACCTCAGGATCTGCTCAAAAACCCGCAGCGAACCATCCAACAATATGCTCGCCTGCCAGATAGTGAATGGCAAGCCCTGCTCGATTGTGAGTGCCAGCAAGCCCTGCCAGAACTCGCCCAACAAGGCGTCCAAAAGTTCAACGAGGGACAGTATTACAAACAGCATGATCTCTTCGAAGAACAGTGGATGAAAACGGAGGGTCCAGTACGCGACCTGTACCGAGCTGTTTTACAGGTAGGCATCGCCTATTATCAGATTGAACGGGGCAACTATCGGGGCGCTCTGAAGATGCTCCAGCGCAGTGTACAATGGCTGCTCGTGCTGCCAGATACCTGCCAGGGCATCGATATCGCCCGTCTACGTGCGGAGAGCTTCGCCGTCCGTGCAGAATTGGAGCGCCTTGGCGAAGCGCGCTTTAAGGAATTTGATTCATCACTCATCAAGGGTGTGCAGTGGCAGCCAGGCCCCTGA
- a CDS encoding DUF4177 domain-containing protein — translation MQKWEYLVIYIADSKVAPDSSDFDNALDADTYTDKLNVYGQAGWELVSFEWQIDGAKAALKRPVQS, via the coding sequence ATGCAGAAGTGGGAATATCTGGTGATTTATATTGCAGATAGCAAGGTCGCGCCGGATAGCAGCGATTTTGATAACGCGCTGGATGCGGATACTTATACCGATAAGCTCAATGTTTATGGGCAAGCAGGCTGGGAACTTGTTAGTTTTGAGTGGCAGATTGATGGGGCTAAAGCCGCTTTAAAGAGGCCCGTCCAGAGCTAA
- a CDS encoding NUDIX hydrolase: MSGTQPVPYIFPDTVRGVLTYKNHVLLVQHRHPGPQSQGAWELPGGDIEETDTASLGDALLRVLYEQLGVFATLAGKVGIWAQQREGLNRHHHVFHAEVQTMLIHPDPAEIVSAVWFAPQAVNYLPIMLGWEDDAIQRVFAGLTLG; encoded by the coding sequence GTGAGTGGTACACAACCTGTGCCTTATATATTCCCGGATACCGTCCGAGGCGTCTTGACTTACAAGAATCACGTTCTGCTGGTCCAACATCGTCATCCCGGGCCACAGAGCCAGGGCGCATGGGAGCTGCCAGGGGGTGACATTGAAGAAACAGACACCGCCTCCCTGGGAGATGCCCTCTTACGTGTGCTGTACGAACAGTTGGGCGTCTTCGCCACCTTAGCGGGCAAAGTAGGGATATGGGCCCAACAGCGGGAAGGCCTCAACCGGCATCATCACGTCTTCCATGCAGAAGTGCAGACGATGCTCATTCACCCGGACCCCGCCGAGATCGTATCGGCTGTGTGGTTCGCGCCGCAGGCTGTCAATTACCTACCGATCATGCTTGGCTGGGAAGATGATGCCATTCAACGCGTCTTTGCAGGCCTCACCCTGGGCTAG
- a CDS encoding type II toxin-antitoxin system death-on-curing family toxin yields the protein MNSQNDKDDKPIVYLTVNDLYNINEEVTNGLPYVRERHLLRSAANRPLLSLYGQPQFPTLLDKAAATMHSLAYHHLFADGNKRTAVRAVELFLGSNGVVPTWTDDEIRQFTLEVAQGRIDTPEIATWLADHTRLESSSS from the coding sequence ATGAACTCGCAGAACGATAAGGACGATAAGCCCATCGTGTATCTGACGGTCAACGACCTATATAACATCAACGAAGAGGTGACGAACGGCTTGCCCTATGTGCGCGAGCGTCACCTGCTGCGTTCTGCTGCGAACCGCCCGCTGCTGAGCTTATACGGGCAACCGCAATTCCCAACCTTATTGGATAAAGCCGCCGCGACAATGCATTCGCTGGCATACCATCACTTATTTGCTGATGGCAATAAGCGCACAGCCGTACGTGCTGTTGAGTTGTTCCTGGGTAGTAACGGCGTCGTGCCCACCTGGACCGATGATGAGATACGCCAATTTACCCTGGAAGTCGCCCAGGGGCGCATCGACACCCCGGAAATTGCGACATGGCTAGCGGATCATACACGCCTAGAAAGCTCTTCATCGTGA